A single window of Triplophysa rosa linkage group LG2, Trosa_1v2, whole genome shotgun sequence DNA harbors:
- the cmklr1 gene encoding chemokine-like receptor 1 isoform X1, with amino-acid sequence MESADFVFNNNYDYGYENNSYNNSETIGEEVSFKVPTITCFTQVMCLLLLVVNVIIFLLGIGGNGVIIWIAGFAMKKSVNTTWYLSLAVSDFIFCSCLPFNIIYSVTSDWIFGLFMCKFTSFVMFLNMFSSIFLLVIISMDRCVAVMFPVWAQNHRTIGKALLTIVLAWVFSAALSIPSMVYRDVQNHLGTNRCMNTYTSNPYTHETIALSRFIFGFVIPFLLIIVCYTIIICRLRTSHMTKSCKPFKIMTALILTFFLCWLPYHTFVLIELYHSFHFNEVVAHGLRIGTTVAAANSFLNPVLYAFMGNDFRKNFKSSILSKIENAIGEDGRTMSRYLSRSSSVDAKASTHI; translated from the coding sequence ATGGAGTCAGCAGattttgtgtttaataacaATTATGACTACGGTTACGAAAACAACTCCTACAATAATTCAGAAACTATAGGTGAGGAGGTTTCTTTTAAAGTCCCCACCATCACATGTTTCACTCAGGTTATGTGCCTGTTGTTGCTGGTGGTCAACGTGATCATATTTTTGCTGGGCATAGGAGGAAATGGTGTGATTATCTGGATTGCGGGTTTTGCCATGAAGAAGTCAGTCAATACTACCTGGTACCTGAGTTTGGCTGTGTCTGACTTTATATTTTGCTCCTGTTTGCCTTTCAACATCATCTACAGTGTAACGTCCGACTGGATCTTTGGTCTCTTCATGTGTAAGTTCACGTCCTTTGTTATGTTCCTCAATATGTTCAGCAGCATCTTCCTCCTCGTTATCATCAGCATGGATCGATGTGTAGCTGTCATGTTTCCTGTCTGGGCCCAGAATCATCGCACTATCGGAAAAGCATTGCTGACAATCGTGCTTGCGTGGGTCTTCTCCGCAGCCCTAAGCATTCCTTCGATGGTATACCGTGATGTCCAGAATCACTTAGGTACAAACCGCTGTATGAACACCTACACATCCAACCCGTACACTCATGAAACCATCGCTTTGAGTCGCTTTATTTTTGGATTTGTGATTCCGTTTCTGCTCATCATCGTCTGTTACACAATCATCATTTGTAGACTCAGAACTTCGCACATGACAAAATCCTGCAAACCGTTTAAAATTATGACGGCTCTCATCCTCACCTTTTTCCTGTGCTGGTTACCATACCACACGTTTGTGCTCATTGAACTTTACCACAGCTTTCATTTCAATGAGGTCGTAGCTCACGGGTTGAGAATTGGAACCACCGTCGCTGCCGCCAACAGCTTTCTGAACCCTGTTTTGTATGCCTTCATGGGAAATGACTTCAGGAAGAATTTCAAGAGCTCCATTTTGTCAAAGATTGAGAATGCCATTGGTGAGGACGGACGGACAATGAGTCGATACCTATCTCGCTCAAGCTCGGTAGATGCCAAAGCGTCCACTCATATCTAA
- the cmklr1 gene encoding chemokine-like receptor 1 isoform X2 produces the protein MESADFVFNNNYDYGYENNSYNNSETIGGNGVIIWIAGFAMKKSVNTTWYLSLAVSDFIFCSCLPFNIIYSVTSDWIFGLFMCKFTSFVMFLNMFSSIFLLVIISMDRCVAVMFPVWAQNHRTIGKALLTIVLAWVFSAALSIPSMVYRDVQNHLGTNRCMNTYTSNPYTHETIALSRFIFGFVIPFLLIIVCYTIIICRLRTSHMTKSCKPFKIMTALILTFFLCWLPYHTFVLIELYHSFHFNEVVAHGLRIGTTVAAANSFLNPVLYAFMGNDFRKNFKSSILSKIENAIGEDGRTMSRYLSRSSSVDAKASTHI, from the exons ATGGAGTCAGCAGattttgtgtttaataacaATTATGACTACGGTTACGAAAACAACTCCTACAATAATTCAGAAACTATAG GAGGAAATGGTGTGATTATCTGGATTGCGGGTTTTGCCATGAAGAAGTCAGTCAATACTACCTGGTACCTGAGTTTGGCTGTGTCTGACTTTATATTTTGCTCCTGTTTGCCTTTCAACATCATCTACAGTGTAACGTCCGACTGGATCTTTGGTCTCTTCATGTGTAAGTTCACGTCCTTTGTTATGTTCCTCAATATGTTCAGCAGCATCTTCCTCCTCGTTATCATCAGCATGGATCGATGTGTAGCTGTCATGTTTCCTGTCTGGGCCCAGAATCATCGCACTATCGGAAAAGCATTGCTGACAATCGTGCTTGCGTGGGTCTTCTCCGCAGCCCTAAGCATTCCTTCGATGGTATACCGTGATGTCCAGAATCACTTAGGTACAAACCGCTGTATGAACACCTACACATCCAACCCGTACACTCATGAAACCATCGCTTTGAGTCGCTTTATTTTTGGATTTGTGATTCCGTTTCTGCTCATCATCGTCTGTTACACAATCATCATTTGTAGACTCAGAACTTCGCACATGACAAAATCCTGCAAACCGTTTAAAATTATGACGGCTCTCATCCTCACCTTTTTCCTGTGCTGGTTACCATACCACACGTTTGTGCTCATTGAACTTTACCACAGCTTTCATTTCAATGAGGTCGTAGCTCACGGGTTGAGAATTGGAACCACCGTCGCTGCCGCCAACAGCTTTCTGAACCCTGTTTTGTATGCCTTCATGGGAAATGACTTCAGGAAGAATTTCAAGAGCTCCATTTTGTCAAAGATTGAGAATGCCATTGGTGAGGACGGACGGACAATGAGTCGATACCTATCTCGCTCAAGCTCGGTAGATGCCAAAGCGTCCACTCATATCTAA